A genomic segment from Bacillota bacterium encodes:
- a CDS encoding radical SAM protein yields MIVHITTGKYEIERNRLDAMAGHIKTLQIGIRTDELLLKGTCVVEKLRALVTQLNERDIITGANLIMTRSSIYNFDKIVEMLISSGFKRYTLLRYKPPGSVKRWLQEKPNKHDLDLLEERLTVMQEMHTDILFRIDCALSFLERRLNPQTALYSGIRGCIAGERIVSVAPDGSVYPCSQLVGNIFNAGNLLNENFESIWNRSNVVKKYRDFRGKKSFKNGSCGKCQAKAFCGGCRVFAEDAIGSDPGCPGPLYEGKHTDDEYDVIADIQDTIGYTDAGFPYATREGIEEWLEKGNNRNYPSWINNI; encoded by the coding sequence TTGATTGTTCATATTACAACTGGAAAATATGAAATCGAGCGGAATCGGCTTGATGCCATGGCAGGACATATAAAGACCCTTCAAATCGGGATAAGAACCGATGAGCTTTTGCTCAAAGGCACATGTGTTGTAGAAAAGCTTAGAGCATTAGTAACGCAGTTGAATGAACGTGACATAATTACCGGCGCAAATTTAATTATGACAAGGTCCTCCATATATAATTTCGATAAAATAGTTGAAATGCTTATAAGCAGTGGCTTTAAGCGGTATACTCTGCTTAGGTACAAGCCTCCTGGAAGTGTGAAACGGTGGCTTCAAGAGAAGCCGAATAAGCATGATCTGGATCTTTTAGAGGAAAGATTGACAGTGATGCAGGAAATGCATACAGATATACTTTTCCGGATTGATTGTGCCCTTTCTTTCCTGGAACGGAGATTGAATCCGCAGACAGCCTTATATTCAGGAATCAGAGGATGTATTGCAGGGGAAAGGATAGTATCTGTCGCGCCTGATGGTTCTGTTTACCCTTGTTCACAGCTTGTTGGGAATATTTTTAACGCAGGTAACTTGCTGAATGAGAATTTTGAATCTATTTGGAATAGGAGCAATGTAGTTAAAAAATACAGGGACTTCAGAGGAAAAAAGAGTTTTAAAAACGGCAGCTGTGGAAAATGTCAGGCAAAAGCTTTTTGCGGTGGATGCAGAGTCTTTGCAGAGGATGCAATCGGTTCTGATCCCGGATGTCCTGGACCTTTATATGAAGGTAAACATACTGATGATGAATATGATGTCATAGCTGATATACAGGATACCATAGGCTATACTGACGCAGGCTTTCCATATGCAACCCGTGAAGGAATTGAGGAATGGCTAGAAAAGGGTAATAATAGAAATTATCCGTCTTGGATCAATAATATATAA